A region from the Silene latifolia isolate original U9 population chromosome 7, ASM4854445v1, whole genome shotgun sequence genome encodes:
- the LOC141590283 gene encoding uncharacterized protein LOC141590283, whose protein sequence is MATPNASASTSSTPLTNVSWLRSFMDRCKLEKNGSNFADWDAQLRLAAQGDDKLRYLTEASPTEPPNTRSTPAARQAYEDYQRETAAMKNVLIFAMEAELQRSAIKISTAHEIYMKLVNMFSRAPRVIQYEAASAFFDLNIKEGQKVSPHVLKLMEHVETLKMHKVEIPNELVIDRILHSLSKIKAYVQFRVNFNMQDKKVSLDELHKMLMQAERDMGLSVSTTKDVLNVNHKSKGTFKKSGKKGKKRTPNRNTAKTYEASTSKPKYSASSGDKCHYCCGVGHWKRNCSKYLGDIKAGKVIPVGI, encoded by the coding sequence atggcaactccaaacgcgtccgcatccactagttccaccccgcttaccaatgtgtcatggctccgatccttcatggatcgatgtaagttagaaaagaatgggtccaatttcgccgattgggatgcacaacttcgcttggccgcgcaaggtgacgacaagcttcgttaccttaccgaggcatctcccaccgaaccacctaatactaggtccacccccgccgctaggcaagcctatgaggatTACCAAAGAGAGacggccgcaatgaaaaatgtattgatctttgctatggaggccgaactccaacgaagtgctataaagattagcaccgctcatgagatctatatgaagcttgtgaacatgttttcacgagctcctagggtcattcaatatgaggcggcttctgcattttttgatcttaacatcaaagagggccaaaaggtgagccctcatgtgctcaagttgatggagcatgttgagaccttaaaaatgcataaggtggaaattcctaatgaacttgtaattgatcgaattctccATTCCCTCAgtaaaatcaaagcatatgttcaattccgggtgaattttaatatgcaagataagaaggtttcccttgatgagttgcacaaaatgcttatgcaagccgaaagggatatggggctaagtgttagcaccaccaaagatgtgctcaatgtcaatcataagagcaaaggaaccttcaagaaaagtgggaaaaagggaaagaagcgaactcccaacaggaacacagctaagacttatgaagcaagcacctccaagcccaagtacagtgcctcctccggggacaagtgccactattgttgtggtgttggacattggaaaagaaattgttccaaataccttggcgacatcaaagctggaaaggttattccagtaggtatataa